One part of the Bicyclus anynana chromosome 8, ilBicAnyn1.1, whole genome shotgun sequence genome encodes these proteins:
- the LOC112047730 gene encoding uncharacterized protein LOC112047730 gives MWGAQAGWVCGALAAALLALLALCRRAAKRAPVPVHQPQVTQVHIVCGGQARVTRLGSPPQPHRVCASLAVAPAPDPPTDPKQSTLQQPSHILIVQNYTQNTIPQQSDTPQPSSSQSSRQPPLEYRGIPKLPLPEQWMHKRPFDYKYSAIPRPLAQIVNSDLGVELQRESRAKKYSATRSPSLEKDDKSPFVTSAKVVDSEVFGFDVESVRKLSGNIEETNEMGERAPSSPHESDKEMSPSNLRRFRSVSTRLNMCSVSEGPHSESQQECLEMQNSPRVIECSSAKEKSSGSKFDFSPKLLSDCMSSPRFFTPPEMVSPMFFSEPSPKSVYYDTVRSPKFFPETPRETEVPQSPRALCDHRNRTNGLTEKPSSPRVLSARPSPKVLSCNKENYFTFEHLNATEESASRMSPRPRRYGGRNSIEKERFTPPGDKEVRKYRRHNSCDTNYKSVELNITKCDDIKETEVVNKIEVVEKDVVDCCAKINSLQVDTMVENDKKELLSNPNSAQARRQRLKSISLDSENAKIIEQNLGLPIAKQMKDQMNEAYKNQEISTSFESMERNTNRVSPSGERPVFKFDVDQKEKGEAEPKSPDLKQKKCLRQSSDTQSFIDMPRFSPKEFEITVTSEEGATTTAETHIKRKGKNLRNLTIDLSKRDSDLEKELLEFEKLYTDAEEKKVKTPTLKVKAISLDSSETVNLSLPQTKALEVPQNSISVPNTPKRQYKRILAQKSAKHDLTSGKMCHNTVQTADQRRLFMKGQDSGIFLRENHASLMLYQPGISRMGSRTMGSFDENMSDNAPEINISSVDCRPFHVDTVQTLGSNLLNYKQNLSVSSTNLKTLPEGVPSDDFEPSAEDEKLVKKLHRRNSNQSLMLSTHSLQGSNCSLSSAGASCHNISTVRTSISNFSLNSDNRQKKLSLDRRDSNTSINPNEHLTPTTRVICSSNTNLSGELSKNCLLQRRGSNNSLTLNILSSNNLSRHSSNSSLNKEAKLGQKKGLLERRSSNTSLTLNINTSNPQLSTNRALSISNYNLNGSTCNLSRYNSNHSIDIAEPRKGILERRSSNTSLTLNIQPQEPRDLEIDESLIDPNLQDMPHRDKHRKSLSTENLIPKSYKNRTRLRSTEKGLGFGSHDNLWSTSYTEQECGQNLTYVCGDQENEIIYAFGRQEDPNFQQGFVRNITTKPLSPQSTSEDFRLYLANMQHLQNASSVLTRQQLKDLNEVFQNGYSKVKCLGTGEGQHCCSGRVTEDISQENPQMVIPEVATQPCSEYQKSLLRNLHQEFWDMPTNFQEKPIVSGSHPKNRYKTILPNEHSRFILRADAGNYEGYINANFIKGHEYTKNSYIATQGPLPNTIYDFWLMVRQNVIDFRSQRPADAPSEYIQKIVMLTNFYENIRQKCEKYFPVEIDEEISIQSPDCSEMTFFSEDCSPKNNFKIKNDGMIKKSGYTIRKLDVRYETADSSDSVVVYHYWFHNWADHTCPKDVTALLNLSLDVLKEECYDFSECKDELEEQCKCGDTPNPNSKFVFPPLEAQSASCPINVSVSSPSSFSSENQFPPTIVHCSAGIGRTGCLIAILNGIKQLTNEQKVDVLGIVCNMRLNRGGMVQNSEQYELIHKVLCLYERACLPGL, from the exons ATGTGGGGCGCGCAGGCGGGCTGGGTGTGCGGAGCGCTGGCGGCCGCGCTGCTGGCCCTGCTCGCGCTCTGCCGCCGAGCCGCCAAGAGAGCACCCGTGCCCGTCCACCAGCCGCAAGTCACTCAG GTGCACATAGTGTGTGGTGGACAGGCGCGAGTAACTCGCTTGGGGTCTCCGCCGCAGCCCCATCGCGTCTGCGCCTCCCTCGCTGTCGCGCCCGCGCCCGACCCCCCTACCGATCCCAAACAAAGCACCTTACAACAACCCTCGCACATCCTCATCGTCCAAAACTACACACAAAACACTATCCCGCAACAATCGGACACCCCACAACCATCTAGCTCTCAATCAAGTCGACAACCTCCTTTAGAATATCGTGGAATACCAAAGTTGCCTCTTCCTGAACAGTGGATGCATAAACGACCATTCGACTACAAATATTCGGCTATTCCGAGACCGTTAGCTCAAATAGTTAACTCTGATTTAGGTGTCGAACTTCAAAGAGAATCTCGTGCAAAGAAATACAGTGCCACCAGATCGCCTTCTTTAGAAAAAGACGATAAATCACCTTTTGTAACTAGTGCAAAGGTCGTAGACTCAGAGGTATTTGGATTTGACGTAGAGTCTGTGAGGAAACTTAGTGGGAATATTGAAGAAACAAATGAAATGGGTGAACGGGCGCCGTCGTCTCCGCACGAGAGTGATAAAGAAATGTCGCCAAGTAATTTACGTAGGTTCCGGTCCGTTAGCACGAGACTCAATATGTGTAGCGTAAGTGAAGGACCGCACTCAGAATCGCAACAGGAATGTTTGGAAATGCAAAACTCACCACGCGTCATTGAATGTAGTTCAGCAAAAGAAAAATCATCTGGATCAAAATTTGATTTCTCACCAAAACTTTTATCTGACTGTATGAGCTCTCCACGGTTTTTTACACCACCCGAAATGGTCTCGCCCATGTTTTTTTCTGAACCTTCACCTAAATCCGTTTACTATGATACTGTGAGATCTCCGAAATTCTTTCCCGAAACGCCTAGGGAGACAGAGGTTCCTCAGTCGCCGAGAGCTCTATGCGATCATCGAAATAGAACAAACGGTTTAACTGAAAAACCTAGCTCTCCTAGAGTCCTAAGTGCTCGACCTAGTCCTAAGGTTCTTAGTTGTAataaggaaaattattttactttcgaACACTTAAATGCAACTGAAGAAAGTGCATCTAGAATGTCACCGAGACCGAGGAGATACGGTGGGAGAAATTCCATTGAAAAAGAAAGATTCACTCCTCCTGGGGACAAAGAAGTTAGAAAGTATAGAAGGCATAATAGTTGCGATACTAATTACAAAAGTGTTGAATTAAACATAACAAAGTGCGATGATATCAAAGAGACTGAGGTCGTTAACAAAATAGAAGTGGTAGAAAAAGATGTAGTTGACTGTTGTGCCAAAATAAATTCTCTTCAGGTAGACACAATGGTAGAAAATGATAAAAAGGAATTATTATCTAATCCTAATTCCGCACAAGCCAGGCGGCAACGGTTAAAATCAATATCGCTAGACTCAGAAAACGCAAAAATAATTGAACAAAATCTAGGCTTACCTATAGCTAAGCAAATGAAAGATCAAATGAATGAAGCATACAAGAATCAAGAAATTAGTACCTCGTTTGAAAGTATGGAACGTAATACAAATAGGGTATCTCCATCTGGTGAACGGCCTGTGTTTAAATTTGATGTCGATCAAAAAGAAAAAGGAGAAGCAGAGCCTAAATCGCcagatttaaaacaaaagaaatgtttaAGACAAAGTTCTGATACCCAATCTTTTATAGATATGCCTAGATTTTCACCCAAAGAATTCGAAATAACAGTAACGTCTGAAGAAGGAGCAACGACAACTGCCGAAACTCATATTAAACGAAAAGGCAAGAACTTACGAAACTTAACGATCGATTTATCGAAACGTGATAGTGATTTGGAGAAGGAATTATtggaatttgaaaaattgtacACTGATGCTGAAGAGAAAAAAGTTAAGACACCAACATTAAAAGTTAAGGCAATATCTTTAGATTCTTCAGAAACTGTTAATCTTTCATTACCACAGACAAAAGCTTTAGAAGTTCCTCAAAATTCTATATCTGTGCCGAATACACCCAAACGACAGTATAAACGAATATTAGCCCAAAAGAGCGCGAAACACGACTTGACTAGTGGTAAGATGTGTCATAATACCGTACAAACAGCAGATCAAAGGAGACTGTTTATGAAGGGACAAGATAGCGGTATATTTTTAAGGGAGAATCACGCATCCCTTATGTTATATCAGCCAGGAATTTCAAGAATGGGCTCAAGGACAATGGGATCTTTTGATGAAAATATGTCTGATAACGCTCCGGAAATAAATATCTCGAGTGTAGACTGTCGACCGTTTCACGTGGATACTGTTCAGACTCTTGGTTCAAATCTTCTAAATTATAAACAGAATTTAAGCGTATCGAGTACGAATTTAAAGACTCTACCTGAAGGTGTCCCTTCTGACGATTTTGAACCAAGTGCAGAAGACgagaaattagtaaaaaaattacataggcGGAATTCAAATCAAAGTTTAATGTTAAGTACTCATAGTCTTCAGGGCTCGAATTGTTCCTTAAGCAGCGCAGGTGCGTCCTGCCATAATATAAGTACTGTTAGGACAAGTATAtcaaattttagtttaaattctgACAATAGGCAGAAAAAGTTGTCCCTGGATCGTAGGGATTCAAATACATCAATTAATCCAAACGAACATTTGACGCCAACCACAAGAGTGATATGTTCTTCGAATACTAATTTGTCTGGAGAGTTGTCCAAAAATTGTCTTTTACAACGACGTGGATCAAACAACAGCCTCACTTTAAATATACTTTCTAGCAATAATCTTAGCCGCCATTCTAGTAATAGTTCTTTAAACAAGGAAGCAAAACTTGGTCAGAAAAAAGGACTATTAGAAAGACGAAGTTCTAATACCTCACTTACTTTAAACATTAATACTTCGAATCCACAACTATCAACAAACAGAGCTCTAAGCATTTCCAACTATAATTTAAATGGTTCTACGTGCAATCTAAGTAGATACAATAGCAATCACAGCATAGATATTGCTGAACCACGAAAAGGAATATTAGAAAGACGGAGCTCGAATACATCTTTAACGCTCAATATACAACCACAGGAACCCAGAGACTTGGAGATCGATGAATCTTTAATTGATCCTAATTTACAAGATATGCCACACAGGGATAAACATAGAAAATCTTTGAGTACAGAAAATTTAATACCTAAATCTTACAAAAACAGAACTCGTTTACGTTCGACAGAAAAGGGTTTGGGTTTCGGATCCCATGACAATCTTTGGTCAACTTCATATACTGAACAAGAATGTGGTCAAAATTTAACATACGTTTGTGGGGAtcaagaaaatgaaataatatatgcGTTCGGTCGTCAAGAGGACCCTAATTTTCAACAAGGTTTTGTACGTAATATAACAACGAAACCGTTAAGTCCTCAAAGCACTTCTGAGGATTTTAGGTTATACTTGGCTAATATGCAGCATTTGCAAAATGCTTCGAGCGTTTTAACTCGACAACAATTAAAAGATCTGAATGAGGTATTTCAAAATGGCTATTCAAAAGTAAAATGTCTGGGTACTGGAGAAGGGCAACACTGTTGTTCGGGCCGTGTCACTGAAGACATATCACAAGAAAACCCACAGATGGTAATACCAGAAGTAGCGACTCAACCTTGCTCCGAATACCAAAAGAGCCTGTTGAGGAATTTACATCAAGAGTTTTGGGATATGCCAACGAACTTTCAGGAGAAGCCAATAGTATCTGGTTCACATCCAAAGAATAGATATAAAACCATCCTTCCTAACGAACATTCCAGGTTTATACTGCGAGCAGATGCCGGGAATTATGAAGGATATATTAATGCCAATTTCATTAAg GGGCATGAATATACAAAAAACAGTTACATCGCGACGCAGGGGCCACTCCCGAATACTATTTACGACTTCTGGCTTATGGTTCGACAGAACGTTATAGACTTCCGATCTCAAAGGCCGGCAGATGCTCCCTCAGAGTACATACAAAAGATCGTAATGTTGACGAATTTTTACGAAAATATTCGCCAGAAATGCGAGAAATACTTCCCAGTCGAGATCGACGAAGAGATATCGATACAAAGTCCGGATTGTTCGGAAATGACATTCTTCTCAGAGGACTGTAGTCCAaagaacaattttaaaatcaagAATGATGGAATGATTAAGAAGTCCGGATATACTATACGAAAATTGGATGTGCGATACGAAACCGCAGATTCTAGTGATAGTGTTGTTGTCTACCATTACTGGTTCCACAATTGGGCCGACCACACGTGCCCGAAGGATGTGACAGCTTTGTTGAATTTGAGTTTGGACGTTTTAAAAGAGGAGTGTTACGATTTCAGTGAGTGTAAAGACGAATTGGAAGAACAGTGCAAGTGCGGCGACACTCCGAACCCTAATTCAAAATTTGTGTTCCCTCCGTTGGAGGCTCAGAGTGCTTCTTGCCCAATTAATGTGAGTGTGTCTTCTCCGTCGAGCTTCTCTTCCGAGAATCAGTTTCCGCCTACCATAGTCCACTGTTCGGCGGGCATCGGTAGGACGGGGTGTCTCATCGCCATACTAAATGGTATAAAACAGTTAACAAACGAACAAAAGGTTGATGTTTTAGGCATAGTGTGCAACATGAGATTGAATCGTGGCGGAATGGTACAGAACTCTGAACAGTATGAGCTTATACATAAAGTTCTGTGTCTCTACGAACGGGCGTGTTTGCCCGGCTTATAG